Proteins from a genomic interval of Solea solea chromosome 10, fSolSol10.1, whole genome shotgun sequence:
- the nfil3-5 gene encoding nuclear factor, interleukin 3 regulated, member 5 — translation MESLSLHLSSTSNKNNMEIDNFSSYSGSIPSPGPDDGARISRQGKGSKSNGSSRRKREFISDEKKDASYWEKRRKNNEAAKRSREKRRLNDMVLENRVMALNEENVRLKTELLQLKLRFGLISTASYMEKSQQISNSAAAACNTGSNGSITPNGNTYLSSSGYSSASQVMLNSDSSEPEQSSHGERHTNLHNYSPRGSISDLSDASSRDSPEPMDYKVKKEPSCMEMAQLESNDGLANRIPNGMPTGAYHGNHSPLVSPHQQSTPVAESAMDYQHHQRQQQCHMEASSPAPQATSAQRSVILYRSSSGCYPMESQRSEDQQVQQSRPTQHCQKTPASKFSDCSLTITEVAEKLERTKTLDSPQYEYADSYDESAEEMQQRYNPNDQQQHGTRHHYCYQVQENSSEHSESHQNPFAPDLIHNTEEGKSSFAQHNGYLNTLDEEPPVLTYEGGPQASSFYQENSSKDTSSSDGDPRSSDKEGSTDDESPSSSSSDISSYHQKMVKAISSHGECQAEFKATALPHKLRLKYRAYSSGASGAQVDGPVNASMSPSPTLPQHPYLALPNNPHSSQASGESKEGENETDYAEEDTSPVNQRAEAKKDGGIKGSSSGRGGRSKRRD, via the coding sequence ATGGAAAGTCTCAGTCTGCACCTCTCATCCaccagcaacaaaaacaacatggagATAGACAATTTTTCTTCCTACAGTGGAAGCATTCCATCCCCTGGTCCTGACGATGGAGCACGAATCAGCCGCCAGGGTAAAGGTAGCAAGTCTAATGGGAGTTCCCGTCGCAAGAGAGAGTTCATTTCTGACGAGAAGAAAGATGCTTCCTATTGGGAAAAACGGAGGAAGAACAATGAAGCAGCCAAGCGCTCAAGGGAGAAGCGTCGCCTTAATGACATGGTGCTAGAGAACCGGGTCATGGCACTGAATGAGGAGAATGTTCGTCTGAAGACAGAACTCCTTCAGCTCAAGTTGCGTTTTGGCCTCATCAGCACAGCCTCCTACATGGAGAAAAGCCAGCAGATCTCCAacagtgctgctgcagcttgCAACACTGGTAGCAATGGTAGCATCACCCCAAATGGTAACACCTACCTCTCAAGCAGTGGATATTCCAGTGCATCCCAGGTGATGCTGAATTCTGATTCCTCTGAACCTGAACAGTCGAGCCATGGTGAACGCCACACCAACCTCCACAActactctccccggggctccatCTCAGATTTGTCTGACGCCTCCTCCAGGGACAGCCCAGAACCGATGGACTACAAGGTAAAAAAGGAGCCCTCGTGTATGGAGATGGCTCAGCTGGAAAGCAACGATGGGCTTGCTAATAGGATACCAAATGGAATGCCAACTGGGGcttaccatggcaaccacagTCCTCTGGTTTCCCCTCACCAGCAGAGCACTCCAGTGGCTGAAAGTGCCATGGACTACCAACACCACCAAAGGCAGCAGCAGTGCCACATGGAGGCATCCAGTCCAGCTCCTCAGGCCACCTCTGCTCAGCGGAGCGTCATCTTGTACCGCTCCAGCAGTGGTTGTTACCCTATGGaaagccagaggtcagaggaccAGCAGGTCCAGCAGAGCAGACCGACTCAGCATTGCCAGAAGACCCCAGCCTCCAAGTTCTCTGATTGTTCACTGACCATCACAGAGGTCGCAGAGAAGCTGGAGAGGACAAAGACCTTGGATTCACCTCAGTATGAATATGCCGATAGTTATGACGAGTCTGCAGAGGAGATGCAGCAAAGGTACAATCCCaatgatcagcagcagcatggcaCCCGTCATCATTACTGCTACCAGGTTCAGGAGAACAGTTCTGAGCATTCAGAAAGCCACCAGAACCCCTTCGCCCCTGATCTGATCCACAATACTGAGGAGGGCAAGTCCTCCTTTGCGCAGCACAATGGCTACCTCAACACACTCGATGAAGAGCCCCCCGTTCTCACCTATGAGGGAGGACCTCAAGCGAGTAGCTTCTACCAGGAGAACTCCTCAAAAGACACTTCCTCCAGTGATGGGGACCCCCGTAGCTCTGACAAGGAGGGCTCCACAGATGATGAAtccccctcctcatcctcctcagaCATTAGCAGCTACCACCAGAAGATGGTGAAAGCTATCAGTTCACATGGAGAGTGCCAAGCCGAGTTCAAAGCTACAGCTCTGCCTCACAAGCTCCGCCTCAAATACAGAGCCTACTCAAGTGGGGCATCAGGAGCGCAGGTAGATGGCCCAGTCAATGCCTCCATGTCCCCCTCACCCACCTTGCCCCAGCACCCTTACTTAGCTCTACCAAACAACCCTCACAGTAGCCAGGCCAGTGGGGAGAGCAAAGAGGGGGAGAATGAGACTGATTATGCAGAAGAGGATACATCTCCTGTGAACCAGAGAGCAGAAGCGAAAAAGGACGGAGGAATTAAGGGATCCAGCAGCGGGAGGGGTGGACGAAGTAAGAGGCGAGATTAG